A DNA window from Daucus carota subsp. sativus chromosome 3, DH1 v3.0, whole genome shotgun sequence contains the following coding sequences:
- the LOC108214265 gene encoding bidirectional sugar transporter SWEET5 codes for MVHAKLIVRAVFGIIGNIISFGLFASPVPTFYRVIKTNSVNEVKPKFHLLATMNCLLWVLFSMPFVCPGNILLLTANGFGVVMHLAYLIIFLIYATDNERMYKGGVLLVELAVIGVVSGLVTGLVDDISRRRFIMGLLCVYSAFMMYLSRFFHVVVDESADYMPFPVVVTNTLNDLCWIFYGSLGFDVIVLFAYGLGFIVGVIQLARHVHSNKIPDDKKLAAADVQLQGMA; via the exons ATGGTGCATGCCAAACTCATTGTCCGTGCGGTCTTTGGAATAATCG GGAATATCATTTCGTTTGGCCTGTTTGCTTCTCCAGT GCCAACATTTTACAGAGTAATTAAGACTAATTCAGTGAACGAGGTCAAACCTAAATTTCATCTTTTGGCGACAATGAACTGTCTCCTCTGGGTGTTATTTAGTATGCCGTTTGTTTGTCCAGGAAACATCCTTCTGCTAACAGCTAATGGCTTTGGTGTTGTAATGCACCTTGCTTATCTCATCATCTTTCTCATCTATGCCACAGACAATGAAAGG ATGTACAAAGGAGGTGTATTGTTGGTTGAGTTGGCAGTGATTGGTGTTGTTAGTGGACTGGTTACTGGGCTAGTAGATGATATTTCGCGGAGAAGGTTTATTATGGGACTATTGTGCGTTTACTCTGCCTTCATGATGTACTTATCCCGTTTTTTCCATGTG GTAGTAGATGAGAGTGCTGATTACATGCCATTTCCTGTAGTGGTGACCAACACCCTCAATGATCTTTGCTGGATATTCTATGGCTCACTTGGATTTGATGTTATTGTTTTG TTTGCATATGGTTTGGGATTTATTGTGGGAGTGATTCAACTTGCACGACATGTTCATTCTAACAAAATTCCTGATGATAAGAAGTTAGCAGCAGCTGATGTGCAACTGCAAGGAATGGCATAG
- the LOC108212213 gene encoding uncharacterized protein LOC108212213, with translation MTAVRRFWWGGDSDKNCIYWRKWDLLTKEKSEGGMGFRDLKSFNLVLLAKQGWRLLVNPSSFWARILKGIYFPRSSFLCAKKGPKASWLWHSLLQGRDILLAGIRWQVGNGRSINFWCDRWIPNNQGFFVRDAKGPFNVNSSVADFISSVWFSSSLGLLRSSLPSSSVSQWLSSMISMFESKKDVLFFLSTFAFVGWSVWVSRNKFVYENVPVSPVSTLKASVQAQAEFLSLLETSCLESRSSTAVSSLQWIPPPVNKVKFNCDGAFKNGSAAIGVIGRDHVGQLVDGLGCSVKGVSALQVELIAIREACQTIKSQQLSSAIIESDCKFAVDFLSSSLDPPWSCAVLVEDIKVIASQFSIVFSSVPRLYNAHAHWVAKQAFHGLLPLDWVSSPPTDLLSLLSSDLSRVS, from the exons atgactGCAGTTAGAAGGTTTTGGTGGGGAGGTGATTCAGATAAGAATTGTATCTATTGGCGAAAATGGGATCTTCTTACAAAGGAAAAATCAGAAGGTGGAATGGGGTTTAGAGATTTAAAATCTTTTAATCTTGTACTGTTGGCCAAGCAAGGCTGGAGGCTTCTTGTAAATCCTTCTTCTTTTTGGGCTCGTATTTTAAAAGGCATTTATTTTCCGCGATCTTCTTTCTTATGTGCTAAAAAGGGTCCGAAAGCTTCTTGGCTTTGGCATAGTTTGCTTCAGGGTAGAGATATTTTGTTAGCTGGTATTCGTTGGCAAGTGGGTAATGGCAGAAGTATAAACTTTTGGTGTGATCGTTGGATTCCCAATAATCAGGGCTTTTTCGTTCGAGATGCTAAGGGCCCTTTTAATGTTAATTCTTCTGTAGCTGATTTTATTTCATCAG TTTGGTTTTCATCTTCGTTAGGTCTTCTAAGATCTTCTTTGCCTTCAAGTTCTGTTAGTCAGTGGTTATCTTCTATGATATCAATGTTTGAGTCGAAGAAGGATGTGTTGTTTTTCCTTTCGACTTTTGCTTTTGTGGGATGGTCTGTTTGGGTATCCAGAAATAAGTTTGTTTACGAAAATGTTCCAGTCAGCCCTGTTTCGACTTTAAAGGCTAGTGTTCAAGCTCAGGCAGAGTTCTTATCTTTATTAGAAACATCATGTTTAGAGTCTAGAAGCTCCACAGCTGTTTCTTCATTACAGTGGATCCCTCCCCCTGTGAATAAGGTGAAGTTTAATTGTGATGGAGCTTTTAAAAATGGCTCAGCAGCTATCGGAGTTATTGGGAGAGACCATGTGGGGCAGCTTGTTGATGGTCTGGGTTGTTCTGTTAAAGGTGTCTCCGCACTTCAAGTGGAATTAATAGCAATTCGAGAAGCATGTCAAACTATCAAGAGTCAACAATTATCTTCCGCAATTATAGAATCTGATTGCAAATTTGCTGTTGACTTCTTATCTTCGAGCCTGGATCCTCCTTGGAGTTGCGCTGTTTTAGTTGAAGACATCAAAGTTATAGCTTCTCAGTTTTCTATCGTCTTCTCTTCTGTGCCTCGTCTTTATAATGCTCATGCCCATTGGGTTGCAAAACAAGCTTTTCATGGTCTGCTCCCTCTTGATTGGGTTTCTAGCCCTCCAACTGATTTACTCTCTTTATTGAGCAGTGATTTGTCTCGTGTTTCTTGA
- the LOC108212215 gene encoding uncharacterized protein LOC108212215: protein MPPPQDLDDEEMPPVQEMPPRQDLDDEEMPPPQDLDDEEMPPVQEMPPRQDLDDEEMPPVQDISDGESGSHLSITVRNVEEEMPEFEVNLDISDGGSGSHGGSGGSGSHGSGSHASTQNDSDSEEENIECEMVTWTEFAKFGPIFFSALFALISLKYPGETMNARMIRGYVLTFLTVLYGMAYALKLALDYKSVNVRLFQYVPRYRNRAVFYPESISHLLGMLMLVWTIYVSIYTMTSPGADDWICYTLAMLSIGFTMVCGASQILMSDTRTAILVPVQGGRRRRAAVATPCPDIPRIGRYIVHDVSDTHTIQID from the exons ATGCCCCCGCCCCAAG ATTTGGATGATGAAGAGATGCCCCCGGTCCAAGAGATGCCCCCGCGCCAAG ATTTGGATGATGAAGAGATGCCCCCGCCCCAAG ATTTGGATGATGAAGAGATGCCCCCGGTCCAAGAGATGCCCCCGCGCCAAG ATTTGGATGATGAAGAGATGCCCCCGGTCCAAG ATATTTCGGATGGAGAGTCAGGAAGTCATTTATCCATCACAGTACGGAATGTCGAGGAAGAGATGCCCGAGTTCGAAG TTAACTTAGATATTTCGGATGGAGGGTCGGGAAGTCATGGAGGGTCAGGAGGGTCAGGAAGTCATGGGTCAGGAAGTCATGCATCCACACAGAATGATTCTGATTCCGAGGAAGAGAACATCGAGTGTGAAATG GTAACTTGGACCGAATTTGCAAAATTCGGTCCAATATTTTTTTCAGCACTGTTTGCTCTCATATCCCTGAAATATCCTGGGGAAACGATGAATGCTCGCATGATAAGGGGTTATGTTCTCACTTTCCTAACTGTTTTATATGGGATGGCATATGCATTAAAACTAGCCCTTGACTATAAATCTGTCAACGTCAGACTTTTTCAATATGTGCCAAGATATCGCAATAGGGCTGTTTTTTATCCTGAATCTATTTCACATCTGCTGGGTATGTTGATGCTTGTCTGGACGATATACGTTTCGATCTACACCATGACCAGCCCAGGTGCTGATGATTGGATTTGCTACACGCTCGCCATGCTTTCTATTGGTTTTACTATGGTCTGTGGCGCTTCTCAAATACTTATGTCTGATACTCGGACCGCCATACTGGTACCCGTGCAGGGAGGGAGGAGGAGACGAGCTGCTGTTGCTACTCCGTGTCCCGATATCCCTCGCATCGGTAGATACATAGTGCACGATGTATCTGATACCCACACTATTCAGATCGACTAG
- the LOC135151219 gene encoding uncharacterized protein At2g29880-like produces the protein MGSNAQVKQVAFKSNNTTVNVRWGSKEDATLVKSLLKLVDDGGWRAENGQLKSGAYGKLEKIMGELLPGCGMKARPHIESRVRLLRKQFFAIEEMRGPNCSGFGWNELEKSITCEKSIFEEWLKSHPNAKGLRNKSFPFYDELAQVFGKDRANGEGVESPADAVEEIANDEESNLYQQAGQQKDNLEDEVSPRNVQPTDTGARGSKRIKTDSLEIVKELTFGLQKISNVMEIGNENIAKLTSCFQHESDGANKRMMVNSELLKIEGLSPDQFIKAGRKIALDPLETDYFFSLPEDYRSTYVQALLLPDS, from the exons ATGGGTTCAAATGCTCAAGTAAAACAGGTAGCTTTTAAAAGCAATAATACTACTGTCAATGTTAGATGGGGAAGTAAAGAGGATGCTACACTTGTAAAGTCATTGTTAAAGCTTGTGGATGATGGAGGTTGGAGGGCTGAAAATGGACAACTAAAATCTGGTGCTTATGGCAAGCTTGAAAAAATTATGGGAGAACTCCTTCCTGGTTGTGGCATGAAAGCTCGTCCCCATATTGAGTCTCGGGTTCGACTACTGAGGAAACAATTTTTTGCAATCGAAGAGATGCGTGGTCCAAATTGTAGCGGATTTGGTTGGAATGAACTAGAAAAATCTATCACATGCGAAAAGAGCATTTTTGAGGAATGGCTAAAG agtCATCCAAATGCTAAAGGGCTAAGAAATAAATCTTTCCCATTTTATGATGAGTTAGCTCAAGTTTTTGGCAAAGATAGAGCTAACGGGGAAGGTGTCGAAAGTCCAGCTGATGCAGTGGAAGAAATTGCTAATGACGAGGAAAGTAATTTGTATCAACAAGCTGGACAACAAAAAGATAATCTTGAAGATGAGGTGAGTCCTAGAAATGTGCAGCCTACAGATACAGGTGCCCGTGGGAGTAAAAGAATCAAAACAGATTCACTGGAAATTGTTAAAGAACTCACATTTGGGCTACAGAAAATCAGCAATGTTATGGAAATTGGAAATGAAAATATCGCAAAACTAACTAGTTGCTTCCAACACGAATCAGATGGTGCTAATAAAAGGATGATGGTAAACTCTGAGCTTTTGAAGATTGAAGGGCTAAGTCCAGACCAATTTATAAAGGCAGGGAGGAAAATTGCCCTTGATCCTTTAGAGACCGACTACTTTTTTAGTCTACCTGAAGATTATCGATCAACTTATGTTCAGGCTTTGCTGCTTCCTGATTCTTAA